One genomic window of Punica granatum isolate Tunisia-2019 chromosome 1, ASM765513v2, whole genome shotgun sequence includes the following:
- the LOC116208052 gene encoding uncharacterized protein LOC116208052, whose protein sequence is MSMVTEDIRAKAEVYYGDEICQEKSKFLLKEVGLPNGLLPLKDIEECGYVKETGFVWLKQKKKSDHKFDKINRLVNYAPEITAYVEKSKIKKLTGVKTKELLVWVTLSDIFVDDPPTGKITFKTPTGLHRTFPVFAFEIEEEPKKGVKVSSDHSNIDAVKVEEV, encoded by the coding sequence ATGTCGATGGTCACGGAGGACATCAGGGCCAAAGCGGAGGTCTACTATGGGGACGAAATCTGCCAGGAAAAGTCGAAGTTCCTGCTCAAGGAGGTTGGCTTGCCCAACGGGCTGCTCCCGCTGAAGGACATCGAGGAGTGCGGGTATGTGAAGGAGACCGGGTTCGTGTGGCtcaagcagaagaagaagagcgaTCACAAGTTCGACAAGATCAACAGGCTTGTTAACTATGCCCCGGAGATCACTGCTTACGTGGAGAAAAGCAAGATCAAGAAGCTGACCGGCGTCAAGACTAAGGAGCTCCTTGTGTGGGTCACCCTCAGCGACATCTTTGTTGACGATCCTCCGACTGGGAAGATTACCTTCAAGACCCCGACTGGCCTCCACAGGACCTTCCCGGTTTTTGCTTTCGAGATCGAGGAGGAGCCCAAGAAGGGTGTGAAGGTAAGCTCAGATCATAGCAACATTGATGCTGTGAAGGTGGAGGAGGTTTGA